One Citricoccus sp. K5 DNA window includes the following coding sequences:
- a CDS encoding VOC family protein, with the protein MTERIRDIAHLSTVELYTPKFEESLGFFRDLLAMREVGRTTENGEESAYLHCWDDYEPYSIKLTAKSHAGVGRVAWRAQSPEALERVVARIEATGLGEGWVDGEMGRGRTFRYRNPDQHLMEVYFDTEWYEADDTDRPALKNQAAKFPGFGANARRLDHINYLTADMAGVCDFTENVMGGYTTEFIQLDDGDVGGHWFTFGQKSYDMVYSDDWTGTSGRLHHLAFASDTREDILKAADIFLENGIFIEYGPYKHAIQQGFFLYVWEPGGNRIELANQGSRLILAPDWKPIPWSQGERAKGQAWGMKTIPTFHTHGTPVVDDADTTANPHGAPNQDEGLES; encoded by the coding sequence ATGACCGAACGCATCCGCGACATCGCCCACCTCTCCACCGTCGAGCTCTACACCCCGAAGTTCGAGGAGTCCCTCGGGTTCTTCCGGGACCTGCTGGCCATGCGCGAGGTCGGCCGCACCACCGAGAACGGCGAGGAATCCGCCTACCTGCACTGCTGGGACGACTACGAGCCCTACTCCATCAAGCTCACCGCCAAGTCCCACGCCGGCGTGGGCCGCGTCGCCTGGCGGGCCCAGAGCCCCGAGGCGCTCGAGCGCGTGGTGGCCCGCATCGAGGCGACCGGGTTGGGCGAGGGCTGGGTGGACGGCGAGATGGGCCGCGGCCGCACCTTCCGCTACCGCAACCCGGACCAGCACCTGATGGAGGTCTACTTCGACACCGAGTGGTACGAGGCCGATGACACCGACCGGCCGGCCCTGAAGAACCAGGCCGCCAAGTTCCCCGGCTTCGGCGCCAACGCCCGCCGCCTGGACCACATCAACTACCTGACCGCGGACATGGCCGGCGTCTGCGACTTCACCGAGAACGTGATGGGTGGCTACACCACCGAGTTCATCCAACTTGACGACGGCGACGTGGGCGGCCACTGGTTCACCTTCGGCCAGAAGTCCTACGACATGGTCTACTCCGATGACTGGACGGGCACCTCGGGCCGCCTGCACCACCTCGCCTTCGCCTCCGATACGCGCGAGGACATCCTCAAAGCCGCGGACATCTTCCTGGAGAACGGCATCTTCATCGAATACGGCCCCTACAAGCACGCCATCCAACAGGGCTTCTTCCTCTACGTGTGGGAGCCGGGCGGCAACCGGATCGAGCTGGCCAACCAGGGCTCCCGCCTGATCCTTGCCCCGGACTGGAAGCCGATCCCCTGGTCCCAGGGCGAGCGCGCCAAGGGCCAGGCCTGGGGCATGAAGACCATCCCCACCTTCCACACCCACGGCACTCCCGTGGTCGACGACGCGGATACCACCGCCAACCCGCACGGCGCCCCGAACCAGGACGAGGGGCTGGAGTCCTGA
- a CDS encoding MFS transporter, with translation MPSNHSAAPAAETPHSPTPPAGAVAPTPAEQRKVLGASFVGTAIEWYDFFIYGSAAALIFGPQFFPSEDPIAGTLAAFATFAVGFIARPIGGLLAGHFGDQIGRKKMLLITMLVMGGATVGIGLLPNFATIGVWAPILLVVLRFVQGLGVGGEWGGAVLMAVEYAPRNRRALFGAFPQMGLPVGIIVSNLVFILVTATLAPEAFQAWGWRVPFLVSALLIIVALYLRFKVEDSPVFQQTQENDEVHRFPLGELLRHHGGTTLLAGLASAASPAIGYLYSVYMLSYGTEALGLPQPTMLWLIVGGAVVHLVTVLLGAMLADRFRQKSVFVAGAALVVLGAFPFFWLVDTAQPVLILLGFAVLLIAQSLMAGPQAALVAELFPANVRYSGASTAYQIGSIVGGGFAPLIATSLYASFGASWPISLYILALGVLALVTILPLRTGRFDASWESSR, from the coding sequence TTGCCTTCGAACCACTCCGCCGCTCCAGCCGCAGAGACGCCCCACTCCCCGACGCCCCCAGCCGGTGCGGTGGCCCCCACCCCCGCCGAACAGCGCAAGGTCCTCGGCGCCAGCTTCGTGGGCACCGCCATCGAGTGGTACGACTTCTTCATCTACGGCTCGGCGGCAGCCCTGATCTTCGGACCACAGTTCTTCCCGAGCGAGGACCCGATTGCCGGGACGCTCGCGGCCTTCGCCACCTTCGCGGTCGGGTTCATCGCCCGGCCGATCGGCGGACTGCTCGCCGGCCACTTCGGCGACCAGATCGGCCGCAAGAAGATGCTGCTGATCACCATGCTCGTGATGGGCGGCGCCACCGTGGGCATCGGCCTGCTGCCGAACTTCGCGACGATCGGCGTCTGGGCGCCGATCCTGCTGGTGGTGCTGCGCTTCGTCCAGGGCCTCGGCGTGGGCGGCGAGTGGGGTGGCGCCGTCCTCATGGCGGTCGAGTACGCCCCGCGGAACCGGCGAGCCCTGTTCGGCGCCTTCCCGCAGATGGGGCTGCCCGTCGGCATCATCGTGTCCAACCTGGTCTTCATCCTCGTCACAGCCACCCTCGCACCGGAGGCCTTCCAGGCCTGGGGCTGGCGCGTGCCATTCCTGGTCTCCGCGTTGCTGATCATCGTGGCCCTCTACCTGCGGTTCAAGGTCGAGGACTCCCCGGTCTTCCAGCAGACGCAGGAGAACGACGAGGTACACCGCTTCCCCCTCGGCGAGCTGCTGCGCCACCACGGCGGCACCACCCTGCTCGCCGGCCTGGCCTCCGCCGCCTCCCCGGCCATCGGCTACCTCTACTCCGTGTACATGCTCTCCTACGGCACCGAGGCGCTGGGCCTCCCCCAGCCCACCATGCTCTGGCTGATCGTCGGCGGTGCGGTGGTCCACCTGGTCACGGTGCTGCTGGGAGCGATGCTGGCGGATCGCTTCCGGCAGAAGTCCGTCTTCGTGGCCGGCGCGGCGCTCGTGGTCCTGGGCGCCTTCCCGTTCTTCTGGCTCGTGGACACGGCGCAGCCGGTGCTGATCCTGCTCGGGTTCGCCGTCCTCCTGATCGCCCAGTCGCTCATGGCCGGTCCGCAGGCGGCTCTGGTGGCCGAGTTGTTCCCCGCCAATGTCCGGTACTCGGGCGCCTCCACGGCCTACCAGATCGGCTCGATCGTCGGCGGTGGGTTCGCCCCGCTGATCGCCACCAGCCTCTATGCCAGCTTCGGCGCCTCCTGGCCGATCTCGCTGTATATCCTGGCTCTCGGCGTGCTGGCGCTGGTGACCATCCTGCCGCTGAGGACCGGCCGCTTCGATGCCTCCTGGGAGAGCTCGCGGTAA
- a CDS encoding FAD-dependent oxidoreductase — MMSHAIQEQPRATPVIGEYEVVVVGGGPAGLMAAASAAREGRSTVLIERYGFLGGAGTMGGLSTFCGLHARVRGEHRRVVRGYADELLDRLDRMDGLSEPHLSVQDRIQAQAFDISAYKVAADEFLVGSGADILFHATAVGAAMAADERIDAVLIESKSGRAAIRGQVFIDGSGDADLVRWSGAPVEKSAELLYPSLMFRINGVDHRSAGEAWRTVATLMEDAEARGERTFPRKKPIVRPQRNPLEWRANLTQLSNEDGSAVDGTDLWQLSHGELQGRRQVWDVFGFIRDHTPGFAEAYVVDIAPQIGIRETYRSLGAYQLSEADILGCVDFEDAIGVQGWPVEAHVEGTVEFRFPPGGLESRGFNQLPYRMLLPQGVDNLLTVGRSASMTQWGQSSARVTGPCFVMGQAAGTAAHLSLTEGTAVGGIDVARLQGRLADAGAYLGTDLPPDD; from the coding sequence ATGATGAGCCACGCCATCCAGGAGCAACCCCGGGCCACACCGGTCATCGGCGAGTACGAGGTGGTGGTCGTCGGCGGTGGCCCCGCCGGTCTGATGGCTGCCGCGTCAGCTGCCCGCGAGGGCCGGTCGACCGTGCTCATCGAGCGCTACGGTTTCCTGGGCGGCGCCGGGACCATGGGCGGGTTGAGCACGTTCTGCGGGCTCCACGCCCGCGTCCGGGGCGAGCACCGGCGGGTCGTGCGCGGATACGCCGACGAGTTGCTGGACCGGCTCGACCGGATGGATGGGCTCAGCGAGCCGCACCTCAGTGTCCAGGACCGGATCCAGGCCCAGGCCTTCGACATCTCGGCCTACAAGGTCGCGGCCGACGAGTTCCTGGTCGGCAGCGGAGCGGACATCCTGTTCCACGCCACGGCCGTCGGCGCGGCCATGGCCGCCGACGAGCGGATCGATGCGGTGCTGATCGAATCCAAGTCCGGCCGGGCCGCCATCCGCGGGCAGGTCTTCATCGACGGCTCCGGGGACGCCGACCTCGTGCGATGGTCCGGCGCCCCCGTGGAGAAGTCCGCCGAGCTCCTCTACCCGTCACTGATGTTCCGCATCAACGGCGTGGACCACCGGTCGGCCGGAGAGGCCTGGCGGACCGTGGCCACGTTGATGGAGGACGCCGAGGCCCGGGGGGAACGGACCTTCCCACGTAAGAAGCCGATCGTCAGACCGCAGCGCAACCCCCTGGAGTGGCGGGCCAACCTGACCCAGCTGTCCAATGAGGACGGTTCCGCGGTGGACGGCACGGACCTGTGGCAGCTCTCCCACGGCGAACTGCAGGGCCGGCGCCAGGTGTGGGACGTCTTCGGGTTCATCCGGGACCACACCCCCGGCTTCGCGGAAGCCTACGTGGTGGACATCGCACCGCAGATCGGCATCCGTGAGACCTACCGCAGCCTCGGCGCCTACCAGCTCAGTGAGGCGGACATCCTGGGCTGCGTGGACTTCGAGGATGCCATCGGGGTCCAGGGCTGGCCCGTGGAGGCCCATGTGGAGGGGACCGTGGAGTTCAGGTTTCCGCCCGGTGGACTCGAATCCCGGGGCTTCAACCAGCTGCCGTACCGCATGCTCCTACCGCAGGGGGTGGACAACCTGCTGACCGTGGGGCGCTCCGCCTCGATGACCCAATGGGGTCAGTCCTCGGCCCGCGTCACCGGCCCCTGCTTTGTCATGGGACAGGCCGCCGGGACCGCGGCACACCTCAGCCTCACCGAGGGGACAGCGGTGGGCGGCATCGACGTGGCTCGCCTCCAGGGGCGGCTGGCTGACGCCGGGGCATACCTGGGGACCGACCTGCCACCGGACGACTGA
- a CDS encoding PIG-L deacetylase family protein, protein MTSSSPSDRSAGRLLVVGAHSADFVWRAAGAVATFVQAGGEAKVVALTYGERGESGVLWQEEGQTEENVKRIRHGEAERASQHLGASFEAFDLGDYPLVNDHPDIERLADLMREFAPTVVLTHPDKDPFNPDHPVAYEMVQKARLMTSGAGVESGFKTAPPSEFLVFEPHQPELCGFVPSVFVDITAVFEQKKAAMAEMKAQAYLQTYYAERAEHRGNHARKVTGNKEIRQAEAFMRLVPNVVGSL, encoded by the coding sequence ATGACCAGCAGTTCTCCCTCCGACCGTTCCGCAGGCCGCCTCCTGGTGGTCGGGGCCCATTCCGCCGATTTCGTCTGGCGTGCGGCCGGTGCCGTCGCCACGTTCGTCCAGGCCGGCGGTGAGGCCAAGGTCGTCGCCCTGACCTACGGTGAGCGCGGCGAGTCCGGGGTCCTGTGGCAGGAGGAGGGCCAGACGGAGGAGAACGTCAAGCGCATCCGGCATGGGGAGGCCGAGCGCGCATCGCAGCACCTCGGCGCCTCCTTCGAGGCTTTCGATCTGGGCGACTACCCCCTGGTCAACGACCACCCGGACATCGAGCGGCTGGCAGACCTGATGCGCGAGTTCGCCCCGACCGTGGTGCTGACCCACCCGGACAAGGACCCCTTCAACCCGGACCACCCGGTGGCCTACGAGATGGTCCAGAAGGCTCGCCTGATGACCTCGGGGGCCGGCGTCGAGTCCGGGTTCAAGACCGCCCCGCCGAGTGAGTTCCTGGTCTTCGAGCCCCACCAGCCCGAGTTGTGCGGCTTCGTGCCGTCCGTCTTCGTGGACATCACCGCGGTCTTCGAGCAGAAGAAGGCGGCCATGGCCGAGATGAAGGCGCAGGCCTACCTGCAGACCTACTACGCCGAGCGAGCCGAGCACCGTGGCAACCATGCCCGCAAGGTCACCGGGAACAAGGAGATCCGCCAGGCCGAGGCGTTCATGCGCCTAGTGCCGAACGTGGTGGGGTCCCTGTGA
- a CDS encoding ABC transporter substrate-binding protein has product MKSSRLSLLSALAVAGLALTACSSGSPSGTGDTPASGSDAAAGELTQVTVGLVPLAASIAVEYGIQEGIFEKHGLDVEIALANAGAAMLPAVSNGQMDFGVGNPLSVLTAVDQGLDMKIVAGYCNSADEGEDTSGVVTRVDSGIEDYGDLAGKTTSINALRTLGDLTLMDLAEQGGSDPADVKFAEMPFQDMPAQLEQGNTDAIWIPEPFLTTALEDPDNELLGYSFRDSIEGMPTMVTFTSGTFAEENPETVEQFQEAITEALAATDENNDEAKKLLPDFMNLPEDVATALKLDELGGEVREDQIQAIGELAVKYGFIDQEPDLDAMIIQ; this is encoded by the coding sequence GTGAAGTCATCTCGCCTGAGCCTGCTGTCCGCCCTCGCCGTCGCAGGGCTCGCCCTGACCGCCTGTTCCTCCGGGTCCCCGTCCGGGACGGGCGACACTCCGGCCTCCGGATCCGATGCGGCGGCCGGTGAACTCACCCAGGTCACGGTCGGGCTCGTTCCGCTGGCCGCCTCGATCGCCGTTGAATACGGCATCCAGGAGGGCATCTTCGAGAAGCACGGCCTCGACGTCGAGATCGCCCTCGCCAATGCCGGCGCCGCCATGCTGCCCGCTGTGTCCAACGGGCAGATGGACTTCGGGGTCGGAAACCCCTTGTCCGTCCTCACGGCCGTGGACCAGGGCCTGGACATGAAGATCGTGGCCGGATACTGCAACTCCGCGGACGAGGGGGAGGACACCTCGGGAGTCGTCACGCGGGTGGACTCCGGGATCGAGGACTACGGAGATCTGGCCGGTAAGACTACCTCTATCAACGCCCTGAGGACCTTGGGCGACCTCACGCTCATGGACCTGGCCGAACAGGGCGGCTCGGACCCCGCCGACGTGAAGTTCGCCGAGATGCCCTTCCAGGACATGCCGGCGCAGCTCGAGCAGGGCAACACGGACGCGATCTGGATCCCGGAGCCGTTCCTGACCACCGCGCTCGAGGATCCGGACAACGAGCTGCTCGGCTACTCGTTCCGTGATTCGATCGAGGGCATGCCGACCATGGTCACGTTCACCTCGGGCACCTTCGCCGAGGAGAACCCGGAGACCGTGGAGCAGTTCCAGGAGGCCATCACCGAGGCGCTCGCCGCCACGGACGAGAACAACGACGAGGCCAAGAAACTTCTGCCGGATTTCATGAACCTCCCCGAGGACGTGGCCACGGCCCTCAAGCTTGATGAGCTTGGAGGAGAGGTCCGCGAGGACCAGATCCAGGCCATCGGCGAGTTGGCCGTGAAGTACGGGTTCATCGACCAGGAACCCGATCTGGACGCCATGATCATCCAGTAG
- a CDS encoding dihydroxy-acid dehydratase translates to MNTTPMIPPWPPLRSNFPVDSMRSLARRAEWKPLGIDPEHLDRPKVAIVNTSNDLAACFAHLDGIVVVLKEELRSLGVLPLEIRTSAPSDFITSVGRAGRYVLPARDLITNDIEVMVEGAQLDGMICLSSCDKTTPAHLMAAGRLNVPTVVIPCGYQHSGLAEDGGADIEEVFLQASYHSIRGGDQGEMEAMADTAIRGPGVCAGLATANSMHMIAEVLGMAVSGAAPVRANSERMWDSVRRSAAAMAHALRHDVRPRDIITAGAIHDAVTVMLSVGASVNTIKHLQAVAVEAGLDVDVWEAFRAQGRRVPLLASIRPNGPHLVEDLEDAGGAATILRELAPLLSTDRITVTGETLAARIGAAPPADGTVIRGLGDPYSTQPSIVVLRGSLAATGSVSKRPIPDPGPYTFTGPARIFHSREEGIEAVAAGRVQAGDVVVLRGLGLEGGPGMGFVSGLIFALEGAGLAGRVGFVTDGQYSGLANSGVMVGEVSPEAATGGAIGLIQDGDPIAIDLQAGTIDVLVDPAVLQVRPPFRRPEEHQPDAGPVGYLDLYRSAVQPLACGAVLCPRPGTAGQGACAAEAGRPAS, encoded by the coding sequence ATGAACACCACCCCCATGATCCCGCCCTGGCCACCGCTGCGGAGCAACTTCCCCGTGGACTCCATGCGCTCCCTGGCCCGGCGGGCGGAATGGAAGCCTCTGGGGATCGACCCCGAGCACCTGGACCGGCCCAAGGTCGCCATCGTCAACACCTCGAACGACCTGGCGGCGTGCTTCGCCCACCTGGACGGGATCGTGGTGGTGCTCAAGGAGGAGCTGCGGAGCCTGGGGGTGCTTCCCCTGGAGATCCGTACCTCCGCACCCTCGGACTTCATCACGAGCGTCGGCCGGGCCGGCCGGTACGTGCTCCCGGCGCGGGACCTGATCACCAACGACATCGAGGTGATGGTCGAGGGGGCCCAGCTGGACGGGATGATCTGCCTCAGTTCCTGTGACAAGACCACTCCGGCCCACCTGATGGCCGCCGGACGGCTCAACGTGCCCACGGTGGTCATCCCCTGCGGCTACCAGCACTCCGGGCTGGCGGAGGACGGCGGCGCGGACATCGAGGAGGTGTTCCTCCAGGCCTCCTACCACTCCATCCGCGGCGGCGACCAGGGAGAGATGGAGGCGATGGCGGACACCGCCATCCGCGGCCCGGGAGTCTGTGCCGGGCTGGCCACCGCCAACTCCATGCACATGATCGCCGAGGTCCTCGGCATGGCCGTCTCCGGGGCGGCACCCGTCCGGGCGAACAGCGAGCGGATGTGGGACTCCGTCCGCCGCTCCGCCGCGGCGATGGCCCACGCCCTGCGGCACGACGTCCGCCCCCGGGACATCATCACCGCCGGCGCCATCCATGATGCGGTCACCGTGATGCTCTCCGTGGGAGCCTCGGTGAACACCATCAAGCACCTGCAGGCCGTCGCGGTCGAGGCGGGACTGGACGTCGACGTCTGGGAGGCCTTCCGCGCCCAGGGCCGCCGGGTGCCGCTGCTGGCCTCCATCCGCCCCAACGGCCCGCACCTGGTGGAGGACCTTGAGGACGCCGGGGGAGCGGCCACGATCCTCCGGGAGCTGGCACCCCTGCTGTCCACCGACCGGATCACGGTGACGGGAGAGACGCTCGCCGCACGCATCGGCGCTGCGCCACCGGCGGACGGCACGGTCATCCGCGGCCTGGGGGATCCGTACTCCACCCAGCCCTCCATCGTGGTGCTGCGGGGCAGCCTGGCTGCCACCGGCTCGGTGTCCAAGCGGCCCATCCCAGACCCGGGGCCCTATACCTTCACCGGCCCCGCGCGGATCTTCCACTCCCGGGAGGAGGGGATCGAGGCGGTGGCCGCGGGCCGGGTCCAGGCCGGCGACGTGGTGGTCCTGCGCGGCCTCGGCCTGGAGGGCGGCCCGGGGATGGGGTTCGTCTCCGGCCTGATCTTCGCGCTCGAGGGTGCCGGCCTGGCCGGTCGGGTCGGCTTCGTCACCGACGGTCAGTACTCCGGGCTGGCCAACTCCGGGGTCATGGTGGGGGAGGTCTCTCCCGAGGCCGCCACTGGCGGTGCCATCGGACTGATCCAGGACGGGGACCCCATCGCGATCGATCTCCAGGCCGGCACCATCGACGTCCTGGTGGACCCGGCGGTGCTCCAGGTCCGGCCGCCCTTCCGGCGCCCGGAAGAGCACCAGCCCGACGCCGGCCCCGTCGGCTACCTGGACCTGTACCGCAGTGCCGTCCAGCCCCTGGCCTGCGGCGCGGTGCTGTGTCCGCGCCCGGGAACCGCGGGCCAGGGGGCCTGCGCCGCGGAAGCCGGCCGGCCGGCGTCGTGA
- a CDS encoding AMP-binding protein, with translation MSGQHSLVWQGIAAADPDRTAVVGADGRTWTYGQLTRDAAGLARALQDHGVRPGDRLAILLYNRPEFLIAVYACLATGIIPAPLNYRIRSADLAQLLADSQASALVAPDSLGEVVDGALELLASPPVLIRVEDTPGRPAGGATTDREPDSRTVLCWDQAVNRDGSLPPSPPEDAELWIYTGGTTGRPKAARWVASDLFASQLFSTYTVLGLEPPGDVAGAVAAAMDARTPHVVTLPLAPFIHGTALTVSLSTLVLGGTVLTTDSPRLDAEAAVRLAGERGATRLVVAGDAVAIPVLDAADRLGLRLGHVTSVYSSGMRFSPETKRRFHEQGEVSIVDLLATTEGGGFAVTQTDGADDLPGRPRLFPTAVVLDEGLNEVQDRVGALGILASHGALPRGYHGDERKTAETFPMIRGKQHVVPGDWVRVLEDRHIEFLGRGSSVVNTGGEKVYPQEVEEALLSHPSVLDAVVVGLPDARFGEIVAAAVAVQDATPATAILDHAASRLAGYKKPRHVMVRPVLDRSPQGKLNLAQLRQDMTRDREAQGRTP, from the coding sequence GTGAGCGGCCAGCACAGCCTCGTCTGGCAGGGGATCGCCGCGGCCGATCCGGACCGGACGGCCGTGGTGGGCGCGGACGGACGAACCTGGACATACGGTCAGCTGACCCGGGATGCCGCCGGCCTGGCCCGGGCGCTGCAGGACCACGGCGTCCGCCCCGGCGATCGCCTGGCAATCCTGCTGTACAACCGGCCCGAGTTCCTCATCGCCGTCTACGCGTGCCTGGCCACCGGGATCATCCCGGCACCCCTCAACTACCGGATCCGATCCGCTGACCTGGCGCAACTGCTGGCGGACTCGCAGGCCTCCGCCCTGGTGGCACCGGACTCGCTCGGGGAAGTCGTGGACGGAGCGCTGGAGCTCCTCGCCTCCCCGCCGGTCCTGATCCGGGTGGAGGACACGCCTGGGCGCCCCGCGGGCGGGGCCACCACGGACAGAGAGCCAGACTCCCGGACCGTCCTGTGCTGGGACCAGGCCGTGAACCGGGACGGCTCGCTCCCGCCCTCTCCTCCGGAGGACGCCGAACTCTGGATCTACACCGGAGGCACCACGGGGCGGCCCAAGGCGGCACGGTGGGTGGCCTCTGACCTGTTCGCCTCGCAACTGTTCAGCACCTACACGGTCCTGGGACTGGAGCCGCCCGGTGACGTGGCCGGAGCCGTGGCCGCCGCGATGGACGCGAGGACGCCGCACGTGGTCACCCTGCCCCTGGCCCCCTTCATCCACGGAACCGCCCTGACCGTCTCCCTCAGCACGCTGGTCCTGGGCGGGACGGTCCTCACCACCGATTCGCCCCGCCTGGACGCGGAGGCCGCGGTCCGGCTCGCCGGCGAGAGAGGGGCCACCCGCCTCGTGGTGGCCGGTGACGCCGTGGCCATCCCCGTGCTGGACGCCGCAGACAGGCTGGGCCTCCGGCTCGGCCACGTCACGTCCGTCTACAGCTCCGGGATGCGCTTCAGCCCCGAGACCAAGCGCCGGTTTCACGAACAGGGTGAGGTGTCCATCGTGGATCTTCTCGCCACCACCGAGGGCGGGGGGTTCGCCGTCACCCAGACTGACGGCGCAGACGACCTGCCGGGACGTCCGCGACTGTTCCCGACCGCCGTCGTGCTGGACGAGGGCCTCAATGAGGTCCAGGACCGCGTCGGCGCGCTGGGCATCCTGGCCTCCCACGGCGCACTGCCCCGTGGATACCACGGTGACGAGCGGAAGACGGCCGAGACGTTCCCGATGATCCGGGGGAAACAGCATGTGGTGCCCGGCGACTGGGTCCGCGTCCTGGAGGACCGCCACATCGAGTTCCTGGGCCGTGGCAGTTCCGTGGTCAACACCGGTGGCGAGAAGGTCTATCCGCAGGAGGTGGAGGAAGCCCTGCTCAGCCACCCCTCGGTGCTCGACGCCGTGGTGGTGGGGCTTCCGGATGCCCGCTTCGGCGAGATCGTGGCGGCCGCCGTCGCCGTGCAGGACGCGACGCCGGCCACGGCCATCCTGGACCACGCCGCCTCCCGGCTGGCCGGCTACAAGAAACCCCGGCACGTGATGGTCCGGCCCGTCCTGGACCGGAGCCCGCAGGGAAAACTGAACCTCGCCCAACTGCGCCAGGACATGACCCGCGACCGTGAAGCCCAGGGAAGGACACCATGA
- a CDS encoding RraA family protein encodes MSELAELTEAELIGRFAALPVANVGDAMDRLNVVDSGIQSVWPSAGIRMVGRAVPVTVAGGDNLGIHETIDSLQPGDVLVVNGQGATHRALIGELIAGRAMARGCVGFVLDACVRDAVDLEQMRFPVFARGTTPAGPYRNGPFVGGVAAAVGTVVVHPGDLVLGDDDGVAIVPRDRAAEVLVKAEAKHAAETKQRAEIGF; translated from the coding sequence GTGAGCGAGCTGGCTGAGTTGACCGAGGCAGAGCTGATCGGACGCTTCGCCGCCCTGCCGGTAGCCAACGTCGGTGACGCCATGGACCGCCTCAACGTGGTCGATTCCGGCATCCAGTCCGTGTGGCCTTCCGCCGGGATCCGGATGGTCGGCCGGGCCGTGCCCGTGACGGTGGCGGGCGGGGACAACCTTGGCATCCACGAGACCATCGACTCCCTGCAGCCCGGCGACGTGCTCGTGGTCAACGGCCAGGGCGCCACCCACCGCGCGCTGATCGGGGAGCTGATCGCCGGCCGGGCCATGGCCCGCGGTTGCGTCGGCTTTGTCCTGGACGCCTGCGTCCGGGACGCGGTGGATCTCGAGCAGATGCGGTTCCCGGTCTTCGCCCGAGGCACGACGCCGGCCGGCCCCTACCGCAACGGGCCGTTCGTGGGCGGGGTGGCGGCCGCCGTCGGGACCGTGGTGGTGCACCCGGGCGACCTGGTGCTCGGTGACGACGACGGGGTCGCGATCGTTCCCCGCGACCGTGCGGCAGAGGTCCTGGTCAAGGCCGAGGCCAAGCACGCTGCGGAGACGAAGCAGCGCGCCGAGATCGGGTTCTGA
- a CDS encoding acyl-CoA dehydrogenase family protein has product MTEAAVQDGTELTYPGDLLGFAADLTAAERAKLLQLRAYLDEHVRPTLPDHWERAAHLGHLRGPLAEMRLVDDPALVDGEGRTRALYRGFRSIELCRADLSVSMTYGGQVGMFRTLVLEGGSPAQVADWDQDIIDFRMTGCFALTEPEHGSDIAGGLATTARRQGEGWVLNGAKRWIGNATISDHAVVVAREEGGDRVLAFLVPARAPGVEMSVIEHKAALRTVHNADITLREVQVPDELRLPRITSFADLNRAFRTLRPEIAWSSAGMQLAAYEAALGYAQRREQFGRPIASFQLVQDKLVRIVENIAQTLALAVRTTTHPVADDVTPSLIKLVAGNRLRESAALARETVGGNGLLLENDVVRYFMDAEAMYTFEGTREMNTLILGRALTGHSAFVR; this is encoded by the coding sequence ATGACCGAGGCCGCCGTCCAGGACGGGACCGAACTGACCTATCCCGGCGACCTGCTCGGGTTCGCCGCGGACCTGACCGCCGCGGAGCGGGCCAAGCTGCTCCAGCTGAGGGCCTACCTCGACGAGCATGTCCGGCCCACCCTTCCCGACCACTGGGAGCGCGCGGCCCACCTCGGCCATCTCCGCGGGCCGCTGGCCGAGATGCGCCTCGTGGACGACCCCGCCCTGGTGGACGGTGAGGGCCGGACCCGTGCCCTGTACCGGGGATTCCGCAGCATCGAACTGTGCCGTGCCGACCTGTCCGTGTCCATGACCTACGGCGGCCAGGTCGGGATGTTCCGCACCCTCGTGCTGGAGGGCGGCAGCCCCGCGCAGGTGGCGGACTGGGATCAGGACATCATCGACTTCCGGATGACCGGCTGCTTCGCCCTCACCGAGCCCGAGCACGGATCGGACATCGCCGGCGGCCTGGCCACCACCGCCCGCCGCCAGGGCGAGGGCTGGGTCCTCAACGGCGCCAAGCGGTGGATCGGCAACGCCACGATCTCGGACCACGCCGTGGTGGTGGCCCGGGAGGAGGGCGGCGACCGCGTCCTGGCCTTCCTGGTCCCCGCGCGGGCACCGGGGGTGGAGATGTCCGTGATCGAGCACAAGGCGGCGCTGCGGACCGTCCACAATGCGGACATCACGTTGCGGGAGGTCCAGGTCCCGGACGAACTGAGGTTGCCCCGCATCACCTCGTTCGCGGACCTCAACCGCGCCTTCCGCACCCTGCGCCCCGAGATCGCCTGGAGTTCCGCCGGAATGCAGCTGGCCGCCTACGAGGCGGCCCTCGGGTATGCGCAGCGGCGTGAGCAGTTCGGCCGGCCCATCGCGTCCTTCCAGCTGGTGCAGGACAAGCTGGTGCGGATCGTGGAGAACATCGCCCAGACCCTCGCCCTGGCCGTGCGTACCACCACTCACCCCGTGGCCGATGACGTGACGCCGAGCCTGATCAAGCTGGTGGCCGGCAACCGGCTCCGGGAGTCCGCGGCCCTGGCGCGGGAGACCGTGGGCGGCAACGGCCTGCTCCTGGAGAACGACGTGGTCCGCTACTTCATGGACGCCGAGGCCATGTACACGTTCGAGGGCACCCGCGAGATGAACACGCTGATCCTCGGGCGCGCCCTGACCGGGCACAGCGCCTTCGTTCGATGA